The proteins below come from a single Papaver somniferum cultivar HN1 chromosome 11, ASM357369v1, whole genome shotgun sequence genomic window:
- the LOC113325003 gene encoding uncharacterized protein LOC113325003 — protein sequence MVRPRRAPVRTEAEITHDAIAELQAQMASITTALQALMVQQPTPAVREHVAHVNSNRDDVDNEENPFADDVNPFAPLHTNRTLAPDNVQNAAAHIHWESGFKTEIPEFHGNSSAEELLDWIVTVEEILEFKRAPMDQCVPVLTMRFRGRAAAWWTQLKTTRARLGKPKIMSWDKLSSKLKKTFFPYNYDQLMFQRLHTIRQGNRSVADYSTEFFLLLNGVDIQDSERQLVARFTAGLRQQIQHTINLFHTLTLSEAHQQALTIEAKTKLSFSSWSTVRSSRPNHNPTATDDAVSVKADTPIVPALDTRQTRPNSIRCFSCGDLGHRQSNCPTRNRRGLLLDTAGNDVEVIYDEETTEPQDEVEVLKADSGPTLMLRRVCLAPRGTDINPQRHNLFHSKCTIGGKVCNFIIDSGSSENVIAEEVVTKLQLSTELHPNPYKLAWLDRNTDVLITRRALISF from the coding sequence ATGGTAAGACCTCGTCGAGCACCAGTTCGTACTGAAGCAGAAATCACTCATGACGCCATTGCTGAGCTACAAGCCCAGATGGCTTCCATCACAACTGCCCTCCAAGCCCTTATGGTTCAGCAACCAACACCAGCCGTACGCGAACATGTTGCTCACGTTAACAGTAACAGAGACGATGTTGATAACGAAGAAAACCCGTTTGCAGACGACGTTAATCCCTTTGCTCCTCTACACACCAACCGTACCCTAGCACCAGATAACGTACAAAATGCAGCAGCTCATATTCATTGGGAATCGGGTTTCAAAACCGAGATACCAGAGTTTCATGGAAATTCTTCAGCTGAAGAACTGCTCGATTGGATAGTCACGGTAGAAGAAATCCTAGAATTCAAACGAGCTccaatggatcaatgtgttcctgtTTTAACAATGCGTTTTCGTGGAAGAGCAGCTGCATGGTGGACACAATTGAAGACAACTCGTGCACGTCTTGGAAAACCAAAGATCATGTCATGGGATAAACTTTCATcaaaacttaagaaaacattcTTTCCATACAATTATGACCAGCTTATGTTTCAGCGTCTCCATACCATCCGTCAGGGAAATCGATCTGTGGCTGACTACTCCACTgaattttttttacttctcaATGGAGTTGATATACAAGACTCTGAGCGTCAACTGGTGGCACGGTTTACAGCAGGATTACGACAACAGATTCAACACACAATCAATCTCTTCCATACATTAACACTGTCAGAAGCACATCAACAAGCTTTAACTATTGAGGCGAAAACTAAATTATCCTTTTCATCATGGTCTACTGTTCGTTCTTCTCGACCAAATCACAATCCGACTGCGACAGATGACGCTGTTTCTGTCAAAGCAGACACACCCATTGTTCCAGCTCTTGACACTCGACAAACTCGACCAAACTCAATTCGTTGCTTTTCTTGTGGAGATTTAGGTCATCGACAGTCTAACTGCCCCACTAGAAACAGAAGAGGCCTCCTCCTTGACACTGCTGGTAATGACGTTGAAGTAATTTACGATGAGGAAACTACAGAGCCACAAGATGAAGTAGAGGTTCTTAAAGCTGATAGTGGACCAACATTAATGTTGCGACGTGTGTGTTTAGCTCCGCGTGGAACAGATATCAACCCTCAACGACATAATCTTTTTCATtcaaagtgtactattggaggcaAGGTGTGCAACTTCATAATTGATTCTGGTAGTAGTGAAAACGTCATTGCTGAGGAAGTTGTAaccaaacttcaattatcaacagAACTACATCCTAACCCCTACAAGTTGGCATGGTTGGATCGGAATACCGATGTACTCATAACTCGACGAGCATTGATTTCTTTTTAG